GGTCGGGATCGGTCAGGTGCAGGCCGATGCGCATCGGCCGACGCACGGCCAACACATAATCGATCCCGGCCTCCAGCCGCATTCCATCATCTTCCGGCATCAGCGCCGGCGCGCTGCTCTGCGCCGCCGCGATCCGACAGCGCCATGGTCCCTTCGCCCACATTCCTTCCAGCATCAGTTGCTGTTCCTGCACACGGCCGACCTGATCTTGGCGCAGCTGGGCCAGATGATAGCGTGCTGACAGGCGCAGCGCCGGTGTCAGTTGATGCTCGGCCCGCATCGCCAGACCCCGTACATGCGCCGACCCGCGATTGACCGGCAGATAGCCGTTTTCGACAAAGGCCAGCCGATCCTCGACATCGCCGTCAAAGGCATCGACCGCCAGCGTCAGGGCGGGCGCCACCGCCCAGTCGCCCCCCAGCCGGACACGGCGGTCCCGTTCCGGCCTGAGGTCCGCCTGCAACGACCGGAACCCCTCCCGCGTCAGCCCCAGCGCGCCCGACAGGCCGATCCCGGCATAGGCCTGGATCGTCTCGCGATAGTCCGCCCGCAGGGTGATGCCCGGCGCGGCGTCATAGGCCAGCCGCCCCGTCGGCAGGAACAGATCGCGGCTCTTGATCTCGTCACTGCCATAGAGCGCCGTGACATTGGCGCCGCGATTGTTGAGCTTGGCCCCCTGCCAGCCCAGCTCGGCCTGCAAACCGTCCGCCAGCGGCAAACTGCCATGGGCGTCGACCAGCATCAGACTGCTGCGCGGCTGGGCATCGCCGGACAGGTCGGTGGGCAGGGGCACCGTACCGATCCGACGAGCGGGCAGCGCCATCATCCGGTTGCGCTTGCGTTGGACGGCGATGCCGATCGCCGCAGGTTCGGCCGGAGAAGGCGCCAGTTCGACCGCATAAATGCGCGCCGATTTCGGTGTGCCCCCCACCAGTGCGGGCAGCAGCGAGAAACGCAGCGGCCGCTTCAGCATGAAACTGCCATGGTCGGGAGCGATCGTCTGCGCCGATACCGGGATGGCAAGTGCTGCCAGCGGCATCAACATCCAGCGGATCAGCGCCATGACGCCACGGCCTCCCGACTGGCCAATTGGACTTTGTCACCGTCCGGCGCATAGGCGATCATGTAACCGAAATGGTCGGACAGCGGCGCGCCCTCCGCCTCCGTGCCGAAGGGCACGGCGGCATGGACGACGGACATCGGCCGACCGCCGCCGTCGCGGGCAAAGAGCCAGTCCTTGCCGCGCGCGCTCGCCTGTTCCAGATCGGCATGATTGCCGACATCGGTCAGGACGCGATCGGCAAGCGCCCTTCGCGCACCGCCCAGATGCGCCGCGACAAAACCCATACCCACCCGCGCCCATCGCGCGAAGAAGGCCTGGAAGCGGTTGCTGTCGCCGCCGATATTGAGGTCGCCGCCCAGGATCATCGGTTGTCCGGCAAGCACATGGGCACGCACGAAATCGGCCAACAACCCGGCCTGTCGATCGAACGCCTGTTGCGACCGGGCGATCGCCACGCCCGCCGCCTTGCGTGCGTTGAGATGGGTGTTGACGATGCTGACCGGCCGATCGAAGCCGGGCACCGCCAGATGGGCGATCAGCACCCCTTTGTTCGCCAGGCAATCGAAGCCGGCGCAGGCGAAATCGGGATAGGCCATGCGATCGATGCCAACGATCGGATAGTCGGACAGGATCAAAAGGCCGCTGTTCAACTGCTTGGGTGCCGTCTCGCCCCGGTCCCAGCGCGCCGCCTGCAGAAAATTGCGGTCGTCCGTCCTCGCCGCAATCGCCGTGCGCAAGCCGCTGTCCGGCCCGATCGCCACATGCGCATAGCCGGCACGACGCGCCAGTTGCACGGCCTCCGGCGAAAAAGCCTCCTGCAGCAAAACGATGTGCGGCTGGCGCCCGGCCCGCCGCAACGCCGCCAGCCGTTCGGCGATGCGGCCCAGCGCCTCGTCCCGGCCAAAGGCGACCGGCCAGGGCAGGCCCATCACATTATAGGTCATCACCGACAAGGGCATGTCCGGCTGCGGCGCGGTCACCGCCGGTCCGGCAGCGTCGCTCTGCCGGCTTTCACCCTGCGATCCCGTGGCGGCCAATACCGCCAGGCTCGCGACCAATATGGCACGCAAAGGCTTCGCCATCCCTCATTCCCCTGCGCCCGTCATAACGAGCGGATGAGTCATGCCGGTGTCGTTCGCGCGGCAGCCGGGTTAAACTTTGAAGGCGGCAATGGTCATCGGAGCGACGCGGGACTGTCATCTTCGCTGTCGGCTTGCCGCCCACAGGATCCTGCTGATAGGGCGAAGGTCCACCCGTTCAGACGGTAATGAAGAGGATCCTATGGCCTATTTCCGGCGTGTTGACGCCCGGCACTTCACCCCGACCGAACTGGTCGGCGGCGCCTGGAACGTGACGGAACAACATGTTGCCCCTGCGATCGGTCTGCTGGCCCATGCGATCGAGGTGGATGCCAAGGCGCGTCGACCCGATCCACTGCAACTGGGTCGCCTATCCTATGACATATTGGGCACCATCCCGCTCGACACGGTCGAGATCGACGTCACCGTCATCCGCCCCGGCCGCACCATCGAACTGGTCGAGGCACGGCTCAGTCACAACGGCCGAACGGCGATCCTGCTGCATGCCTGGCTGGCCCAGGCCTATGATACCAGCGCCATCGCCGGCGGCGGCTTTGCGTCGATTCCCGGCCCCGAGACCATGGCGCCGTGGAACGGCACCGGCGAATGGCCCGGCGGCTTCATCGCCAGCATCGATGCCCGCCGCCAGCCTGTCGCGCCGGGTCGCGCCATTGGCTGGATCCGCACACCCCATGCGTTGATCGAGGATGAAGCGGTATCGTCGCTCGCCCGTGCCATGGGACTGGTCGATACCGCCAATGGTCTCGCGCCACTGGTGTCGACCGCCGACGCGGCCTTCCCCAATCTCGATCTTACCGCCCATATCTTCCGTGCGCCGGTCGGCGAATGGCTGGGCTGCGACGTCACCGTCTCGTTCGGCGCCCACGGCATCGGCCTGACCCACAGCATCCTACATGACCGTGAGGGTGCGATCGGCACTGTCTCGCAATGGCTAACGATCCGCCCGCGCTGATCAGCCGGCAAACAGCCCGGCGTCGAATGCCGCGCGTTCCAGTTGCTCACGGAAATCGGGATGGGCGATGGCGATCAGCGCCCTGGCCCGCTCGCCCACCGACTTGCCCTTGAGGTCGGCCAGGCCATATTCGGTGACGATCAGATGCGTGTCCATGCGCGGCGTCGTCACCGGCCCGTCGAGACGCGGGGTGATCCGGGAAATCGTGCCCTTGGCCGCGGTCGAATGGCAGGCGATGATCGATCGGCCGCCGCGCGAAGCATAGGCGCCGCGCACGAAATCCACCTGTCCGCCTGTGCCGCTGAACTGCCGCCCGTTGACGAATTCGGAATTGCAGGCGCCGTGGAAGTCGACCTGCAGCGTCGCGTTCACCGAGACCATATTGTCGTTGCGCGCGATCAGGAACGGGTTGTTCACATAATCGACCGGATGCGCCTCGACGGCCGGATTGTCGTGCAGAAAGTCGTACAGCGCCTGATCGCCGAGCGCGAACGTGTAGATCGCCTTGCCGGCATGGATCTGCTTGCGGCTATTGTCGACCACGCCCGACTGCATCAGCCCGGCCAGGCCCGTGGTCATCATCTCGGTATGGATGCCCAGATGACGATGGCTCGCAAGGCCGGCGCACACTGCCTCTGGCAGCGCACCGATCCCCATCTGCAGGCAGTCGCCATCGCGGATCAGACCGGCGACGGTAGCACCAATCGCGTCATCGACCGCCGTGCGGGTGATGGCCGGCAGAGTCGGCAGCGCGACATCATGCTCGACCAGCGCGGTCACCGCCGACAGGGGGATCATGCAGTCACCCCGTACATAGGGCATATGCGCATTCACCTCCAGGATGATCCGGGTGCCCGGTTTGCGCGCCACCGCCAGCGCATAGTCGACATCGGTTCCCAGGCTGAAATGGCCGTCCGCATCCATCGGCGCGACCGTCGCGATCAGCGTGTCGACGCCGACATGCTCGACCATGGCGCGCGGCACCTGGCTGAAATGGCAGGGCAGGAAATCGACCATCGGCAGATGCGCCTCGCCATGCTGGCGATCCAGCGCCCGTTCGACGCCGCTGTGAAACAGGCTCATCGGCGCGATCCGGTCGCGTAGCGCGAAGTCGAACACACTGGCCCCGGCAATCCCGGTGCAGAGCATATAATAAATGCGCAGGTTGGCGACCGAACCGGACTGGGCGCGTTCGGCCAGGGCGGTGAGCAGGGCGGGCGGCTGGCCGGTCCCCAACGCCATGCAGATTTTGGCGCCCGACGGGATCAGCGCCGCCGCTTCCTGCGCCGAACGCCGTTTCTGCCCATATAATGCCTGGTCGCCCTTTGGGGTCATGGATCGCCTCTCTCCTGTGGTCGATCCACGCCTTATAGCCCGCCGCCATCGCCGTGCCAGTTTTTCGCCCGGACGGCACAGGGGCAGGTCCGGTCGCCCGGCCTGCCCCCGTCATCCTCCCCCCGAAGGAAATGTCAGCCCATGGTCGGGATGACGAAACTCTGATCCAGCACCGCGCCGCCGCTCGGCCAACGCTGGGTCACGGTCTTGACCCGCGTGTAGAAGCGCACGCCATCCATGCCATATTGGTTCATGTCGCCAAAGCCCGAACGCTTCCAGCCGCCGAAGCTGTGATAGCTGACCGGCACCGGGATCGGCACGTTGATGCCGACCATGCCGACCTCAACATTGGCGCAGAAGCGGCGGGCGAAATCGCCATTGCGGGTAAAGAGCGCGACGCCATTGCCATATTGATGCTTCGTCGGGTAGCTCAGCGCTTCCTCGAAACTTTCGGCGCGAACCATCTGCAGGACGGGGCCGAAAATCTCCTCATTATAGCTCTTCATGTCAGGCTTCACATGATCCAGCAGGGTCGGCGCCAGGAAGAAGCCATCCTCATAACCCTGCAGCGCGAAGCCACGGCCGTCGATCACCAGCTCGGAGCCTTCATCGACCGCCATCTGAATATAATTTTCGATCCGCGCCTTGTGCGCGGCGCTCACCACCGGGCCATAATGGGCGTCGGGATCGCTCGGCACGCCGACGCGCAGCCCGGCGATGCCCGCCTCCAGCTTGGCGCGCAGCGCCACCGCCGTCTGCTCACCCACCGGCACCACCACTGGCAGCGCCATGCAGCGTTCGCCCGCCGAACCATAGGCCGCGCCCAATATGTCGGCGACCGCCTGGTCCAGATCGGCGTCGGGCATGACGATGCCGTGATTCTTGGCCCCGCCCATGCACTGCATCCGCTTGCCGTTCGATGCGCCACGGCCATAGACATATTGGGCGATGTCGGAGGAGCCGACGAAGCTGACCGCCTTGATCGCGGGATGGTCGAGGATCGCATCCACCACCTGCTTGTCGCCATGCACGACGTTGAGGATACCGGCCGGCAGTCCCGCCTCCATCGCCAGTTCCGCCAGGCGCACCGGGACCGAGGGATTGCGCTCGCTGGGCTTGAGGATGAAGGCATTGCCGCAGGCGATCGCCGGGGCGAACATCCACATCGGGATCATCGCCGGGAAGTTGAACGGCGTAATACCCGCCGCGATGCCGATCGGTTGGCGCAGCGAATAGACGTCGATGCCCGGCCCCGCCCCTTCGGTATACTCGCCCTTCAGCAGATGCGGGATGCCGCAGGCGAATTCGACCACGTCCAGGCCGCGCTGGATATCGCCCTTGGCATCGGAATGGACCTTGCCATGCTCGACCGACAGCAGTTCGGCCAGTTCATTCATATGCTGTTCGATCAGCGCCTTGAGATTGAACATCACGCGGGCGCGGCGCTGCGGGTTCATCGCCGCCCAGGCGGGTTGGGCGGCCTGGGCATTGGCAACCGCTTCATCCAGCTCGCTCGGTGCTGACAGGCGGACCTGCGCCTGCACCTGGCCGGTGGCGGGATTGAAGATGTCGCCCAGGCGCGTCGACGCCGATGCGCGATGCTGCCCCCCGATGAAATTGTCGACTATGCGCATACTGCCCTCTCGAAACGGATCGCCCCGGCCATAAAGGAGGATCGGAAGGGCCGGAACCGGCTGGCCGATTTGATCGCGGGGACGGTGGATCGGCGCTGCGCTTGCCCGGTCGGCGCTTCTTTCGCATGGCTCATGGATCGACAGCGGAGCGAGCATGGCCGGGACAGGAGCAGGACGGCGGATCACCGCCGCAGGATGGGACATACGCTGGGACGCCGATCAGGCGGCGCAGGCCTATGCCGATGGCTGGTGGCGATCGGACACCGCTGCCGATGCGCTGGCGAACGCTGCCCGCGACACGCCCGATCGCATCCTGCTGATCGACGGCGACCATTGCCTGACCGCCGCCGGCCTGCACGATCAGGCCCAGCGACTGGCGCAGGCCTTGCTGGCGCGCTTTCCGGTCGGCAGTGTCATCTCCTTCATGCTGCCCAACTGGCAGGAGGCGGCGGTCATCTATATGGGCGCGACCCTGGCCGGCATGGTCGCCAACCCGATCCTGCCGTCGCTGCGCGACCATGACCTGCGTTTCATCCTGGCGGATGTGGACAGCCGGATGATCTTCGTACCGCAAAGCTTCCGCGGCCATGATTATGGCGCGATGCTGGAACGGGTCGCGGGGGAGATGGAAAGGCCGCCGGAGATCGTAATCGTTCGGGCGGAAGGCAGCAAAGCTAGTGCATATGACGCGCTGCTGACTTCGGCTCCGACCGGCCGGCCTCTGCCTGTGCTGGACGCCGACGAGGTGCGGATGGTCATGTATACCAGCGGCACCACCGGCCGGCCCAAGGGGGTGATGCACAGCCATAATTCGATCAATGCGCTGATCCGCCAGATCGGCCGCCACTGGCTGGTCGCACCGGGCGATCGCTTCCTGGTGCCGTCCCCCATCAGCCATATTGGCGGGTCTATCTACGCATTCGAAACACCGCTGCTGCTGGGCGCGACGGCGATCCTGATGGAACAGTGGAACCCGGAGGATGCGGTGCGGATCATGGCCGAGGCCGACTGCACCCATATGGCGGGCGCCACCCCCTTCCTGCAGCATCTGCTGGCGGCGGCGCGCACGGCGGGCACGCGGCTGCCGGCACTCAAATTGTTCATCTGCGGCGGGGCGTCGGTGCCACCGGCGCTGATCCGCGAAGCCGCCGCCTATTTCGAGCGCGCCGTGGTCAGCCGCGTCTATGGATCAACCGAATTGCCGGTTACCACGGTGGGCGTGATCGACCGGGCCGATATCATTCATGCCGCCGAGACCGACGGCCGCCCCGCCATCGCCACCGTCCGCATCGCCGAAGATGGCGAGATCCGCGCGCGCGGGCCACAGATGATGGTCGGCTATATCCACAAGGAGGATGAGGCCGCCAGCTTCGACGCGGAGGGCTATTATCGCAGCGGCGACCAGGGCGCCTGGATCGATGGCGACCATCTGGTGGTGACCGGCCGGATCAAGGACCTCATCATCCGCAATGGCGAGAATATCGCGCCCAAGGAGATCGAGGATCTGCTGGTCGGCCATGATGCCATTGCCGAAATCGCGATCGTCGGCATACCCGATCCACGCACCGGCGAGCGGGCCGTGGCGGTGATCGTGCCGCGCTCCGGCGCCAGGCCCGACGTTGCCACGCTGGCCGACCATCTGGCCGGTCATGGTGTTGCCCGCTTCAAATATCCCGAGGCGGTGGCGCTATGGGATGCGCTGCCCAAGAATGACGCCGGCAAGGTGCTGAAGCAGCAGATCCGCGCCCGGCTGGTGGCAGAAGCTACGCCGGCGGCGTCGTAGGACAATTGGTCCGCTGGCCGCACCGGGCGCTATCGGGCATGGCCGCCGCCATGTTGCGCCAAGCCTCTGCTGTCCTGCTGCTGACCCTCAGCCTGATCGGCTGTGCCGACGATCACCGCGCCGAGCGGCTGAAGGCGGCCGGCCCCAATCCGACGCTGGAAAAGCTGATGACGGTGGCCGATGCCAAGGCGGGTGCGCGACTGTTCGGTCCCTGTGCCGCCTGTCACACCACCAGTACTGGCGGCCCTGATACCGGCGGCCCCAATCTGCATGGCATTTACGGCCAACCGATCGGCCAGCACAGCGCCTGCTTCAGCTATACCGCCGCACTCCGCGCCAAGGGCGGCCATTGGGACGACAAGGCGCTCGACGCCTGGATCGCCAATCCGCAACAGTTTGTGCCTGGCACCAAGATGCAGTTCAGCGGCATCCCCGACCCGCTCGCGCGCGCCGACCTGATCGCCTATCTGCGCAGCCTGTCGGATTAAGCGGGCCAGCCAAGCTACGAATTTTTTGGGGTAGCTGGCGCCCCCGGGGCTTCGTACACCTGCCCCCATGAACAGCGGGATGACAGACGGCGTCCAGGCGCTGACCGAGAAGGAAAAGCAGACGCTGCGCCTGATGGTCCGGGGCCATGACGCGAAATCGATCGCGCGCAGCCTGGACCTGTCGGTCCATACCATCAACGAACGGCTGCGCGATGCGCGACGCAAGATGGCGGTGTCGAGCAGCCGGGAGGCCGCCCGCATCCTGATGGAGGTCGAGGGAGAGCCCGACATTTCGTCCCCCGATTTTCTGGGGGACAGAGAAATCGGGGCAGACGCCGTCCCGGCCGAAGCGGATCAGGTCGGGGCGCCGATCGTCGGCGTGGGGCCGGCCGGTCGCCGGCCCTTGATCCTGTTCGGAGTGTTGCTCATGACGCTTGTCCTTGGCCTGCTGGCGCTGGCCGCCCTGCCCGATGCCTCCCCCGCCCCGCAATCGCCCCCGGCCGCTGCCCAAGCCCACAATATGGAGGTCGTCGATGCAGCGCGCCAATGGTTGGCACTGATCGATCAGGACAAATGGGAAGAAAGCTATCGTGGTACCGGCAGCGCCTTCCAGAAGCTCAACACGGTGCAGGTCTGGACCGAGGTTTCGCAAAAGATGCGGGGCAGGTTCGGCGCGCCCATGTCACGCAGCCTGCTCAGCCAGGAAGAGTTGCCCGCCCCGCCGCATGGCTATGAAGTGGTGAAGTTCCGCGCCAGCTACGCCAAGCAGGCCCAAGCAATCGAGACGGTGACGCTGGATCGCGAGGATGGTGCTTGGCGCATCGTCGGGGTGACGATCGAATAGGGATGGTGGCGGGGCGCACACAGGGCGCGCCCTGTGCGCTTATTCCCCCGCGACCGCGCGGCCGAAGCTGTAGCGGATATGATCGACATGACCCTCCAGCCCGAAGACCAGCGGATCCTGACTGTCCATGATTGCGTCGATCCGGGCGCCGATATCCTCCGGCGTCCAGCTGGGCTGATAGACGCCCTTGCTTTCGGCGATGAAGGCGCGGGCGACGCGGCCGGCGATCGACACCAGCATCTCGCCGGTGACCGAGCAGCTTTCATGCGCCAGCCAGGCGACGACCGGCGATACCAGTTCCGGCCCCATCGGCGGATATTGGGTGATGTCGAGCCCTTCGGCCATACGAGTGACGGCGCCAGGCACGATGATGTTGGATTTGACCCCTTCGGCCTCCCCCTCCAGCGCCAGCACATTGTTGAGGCCGATCATGCCCGATTTGGACATGCCATAATTGACGCAATCCCTGTTGCCATACAGGCCGCCGATCGAGCTGGTGAGGACGATGCGGCCATAGCGCGCCTTGCACATGTGCGGGAAGGCGGCGCGGGCGACGTGGAAGGCACCGCGCAGATGGACGTCGAGCACGGCGTCGAAATCCTCCTGGCTGAGGTCCTGCATCGACCCGTAGCGGACATTGCCGGCATTGTGGATCAGCCCGTCGATCCGGCCATAATGGTCGAGCGCCGCCTCTATGATGGCGCGGCCGCCCTCCGGCGTGGCGACGCTGTCGGTCGAGGCGATCGCGTCGCCGCCCTGCGCCTTGATCGCAGCCACCACTTCGGCCGCCGGGCCGGCATCGATCCCCTCGCCGCGCACCGCGCTGCCCGGATCATTGACCACGACCCTGGCGCCACGCGCGCCGAGCAGCTCCGCATAGGCGCGGCCAAGCCCCCGCCCGGCACCGGTGATGACGATGACGCGATCGTCGTAGCGCAGTTCGGACATGAGCGGGCCTTTCGCTTGATTATGCAGATGATGGCGCAGGGGTGACGCGACGCGCGCGCGGGTTCAAGCCAAGGCGGTGAGGCATCGCCACGGCGGTTCGCCGATGCCCGGCGAAGCGGATAAGAGCGGGGCAGGACAGGCTAGAGGACAAGACGGATGCAGGTAGCGATCATCACCGGTGCGGGCAGCGGCATCGGGCTGTGCACGGCGAAGATGCTGCATGACGCCGGCATGGCGATCGTCGGCGTCGGCCGCGATCCGGCTAAGCTCGCGACGCTGGAGAGCGAAATCGGTGATCCGGCGCGGGTCGCGACCCTGTCGATCGACGTCACCGCTAACGATGCCCCGGCGCGGATCGTGCAGTTGGCACTCGATCGCTTCGGTCGCATCGACTTCCTGGTCAACAACGCCGGCGCCGGTAGCCCCAAGCCGCTGCACGAAACCGACGACGCGACGCTGGACGGGTTCCTGGACCTGATGCTGCGCGCGCCCTTCCGCCTTGCGCGCGAGGCGATCGTCCATATGGGCGAGGGCTGTGGCATCGTGAACGTCACCTCTACCTATGCGGTGATCGGCGGGCGGCGCGGCGGCGCCTATTCGGCGGCCAAGGGCGGCCTGGACGCGCTGACCAAGCATATCGCCTGCGATTACGGCCCGCAGGGCATCCGGGCCAATTGCGTCGCGCCCGGCGTCACCATGACCGATATGGTGCGCCACCGGTTCGAGGACGAAATGTTCAAGCGGGTGAATGTGGAGACCACCCCCTTTCCCCGGCTGGGAGAGGTGGAAGATGTGGCCAGCACCATCGCCTTCCTCTGCTCGCCAGGCGCCGCCTTCATCAACGGCCAGACTATCGTGGTGGATGGCGGCTGGACCTCGACCAAATATCTCTCGCCGCGCGCACTGACGACGAAATGGGTCGAGGCGGAGTAAGACTACTCTTTGGCTGACCGCTCGGTTAGGGCGGGGCATGGCCGATAGCCCAATCCTCTATTCCTTTCGCCGCTGCCCCTATGCGATGCGGGCACGGCTGGCGCTGCTGGCGAGTGGGCAGGCGGTCCAGCATCGCGAAATCCTGTTACGCGCCAAACCCGCCGCGATGCTGGCAGCCTCCCCCAAGGGCACGGTACCGGTGCTGATCCTGCCCGATGGTCGGGTGATCGACGAAAGCCTGGAGATCATGCGTTGGGCGCTGGGTCGGCATGATCCCGAAGCCTGGCTGAACGGCGACGATGCGGCACTGATCGCGATCAATGACGGGCCGTTCAAACGGCATCTGGATCGCTACAAATATACCGAGCGCCATGGCAGCGACCCGATCGCGCATCGGACCGAGGCGGCGGGACTGCTGGATGCGCTGGACGCGCGGTTGCGGAAACAGGCCCAACTCTGTGGCGCGCGGCGCGGCATGGCCGACATGGCGATCTTTCCCTTCGTGCGGCAATTCGCGGCGGTCGAGCCGGAGTGGTTTGCCGCGCGACCCTGGGCCGCGTTGCGGAACTGGCTGGCCGGGCATTTGGGGTCCGACCTGTTCGCCCGCGCGATGGTGAGACATCCGTTATGGGTGGAGACGGAGACCGGCTAGGCCGGGCCGCAACAGGCGTCGAGGCAGATCTGGCGCAGCAGGGCGATGACGTCGCCGCATCGTTCGGCGGGGATGGACCGGCCGATCCGTGCCTCATGTGCATCGAACGCCGCGCAGACCCTGCCGTGCAGCGCCAGGCCCTCTACGGTCAGCGACAACGGGATCGCGCGGCCCTTGCCTGCCCCCTTCTCCAATATGCCGGACAGCACCAGCTTGTTGATGAGCGGCACCAAATTGGTCGGCTGGGCGCGCAGTGCGCGGGCAATGTCGCTCTGGCTGCAGCCCGGATTGGCGCCGATCAGCCGCAGCAAAGTCGCCTCGCCCGGATTGAGGCCAAGCGGCGCCAGCGCCTCGCCCAGTGCGCCGGTAACCGCCGCCGCGGTGCGGCGCAAATGGAAGCCCAGCATCCGGTCGAGCGGGTCGGCAAAGGCGCTGTCGGGATCGATCATCACTGCGCCGGTCTAGCCCTCTTGCCGTGCCGGCTCAAGTCGATATGTTATGCACCATAATATAAGATGGAGAGGAGCGACAGTCATGACGATACGATTTGCCTTGCCGTTTGTCCTGCTGGCCCTGGCCGGTACGGCACCGGCCCAGACGCCGCCCAATAGTCCTGCCGCCTCCGGCACGATCGATCCGGATGGCACGGTCAACGTCCCCGCCTTCCGCCTGCCGCCCTCCATCTATCTGAGCGAGGCGGCCAAGAAGGCGCTACCGCGCACGCCGACCGATCCGGAAGAACCAATGATGCGCGCAGTCGCCGCCGGGCAGGCCGGCGCGCTGCGCCAGCGCATGCCGCAACTGGTCGCGCCGCGCATCGATGCGCTGAAAGCGATGTACAAGGTGACGATACGCGACGAGCAGATCGCCGGTATTTCGGCCGTGCGCGCGACCCCGGCAGCCGGCGTCGCGCCGGGCAACCGCAGGAAGA
The sequence above is drawn from the Sphingobium sp. AP49 genome and encodes:
- a CDS encoding AMP-binding protein; the protein is MAGTGAGRRITAAGWDIRWDADQAAQAYADGWWRSDTAADALANAARDTPDRILLIDGDHCLTAAGLHDQAQRLAQALLARFPVGSVISFMLPNWQEAAVIYMGATLAGMVANPILPSLRDHDLRFILADVDSRMIFVPQSFRGHDYGAMLERVAGEMERPPEIVIVRAEGSKASAYDALLTSAPTGRPLPVLDADEVRMVMYTSGTTGRPKGVMHSHNSINALIRQIGRHWLVAPGDRFLVPSPISHIGGSIYAFETPLLLGATAILMEQWNPEDAVRIMAEADCTHMAGATPFLQHLLAAARTAGTRLPALKLFICGGASVPPALIREAAAYFERAVVSRVYGSTELPVTTVGVIDRADIIHAAETDGRPAIATVRIAEDGEIRARGPQMMVGYIHKEDEAASFDAEGYYRSGDQGAWIDGDHLVVTGRIKDLIIRNGENIAPKEIEDLLVGHDAIAEIAIVGIPDPRTGERAVAVIVPRSGARPDVATLADHLAGHGVARFKYPEAVALWDALPKNDAGKVLKQQIRARLVAEATPAAS
- a CDS encoding thioesterase family protein encodes the protein MAYFRRVDARHFTPTELVGGAWNVTEQHVAPAIGLLAHAIEVDAKARRPDPLQLGRLSYDILGTIPLDTVEIDVTVIRPGRTIELVEARLSHNGRTAILLHAWLAQAYDTSAIAGGGFASIPGPETMAPWNGTGEWPGGFIASIDARRQPVAPGRAIGWIRTPHALIEDEAVSSLARAMGLVDTANGLAPLVSTADAAFPNLDLTAHIFRAPVGEWLGCDVTVSFGAHGIGLTHSILHDREGAIGTVSQWLTIRPR
- a CDS encoding cytochrome c family protein; amino-acid sequence: MLRQASAVLLLTLSLIGCADDHRAERLKAAGPNPTLEKLMTVADAKAGARLFGPCAACHTTSTGGPDTGGPNLHGIYGQPIGQHSACFSYTAALRAKGGHWDDKALDAWIANPQQFVPGTKMQFSGIPDPLARADLIAYLRSLSD
- a CDS encoding TonB-dependent receptor; its protein translation is MALIRWMLMPLAALAIPVSAQTIAPDHGSFMLKRPLRFSLLPALVGGTPKSARIYAVELAPSPAEPAAIGIAVQRKRNRMMALPARRIGTVPLPTDLSGDAQPRSSLMLVDAHGSLPLADGLQAELGWQGAKLNNRGANVTALYGSDEIKSRDLFLPTGRLAYDAAPGITLRADYRETIQAYAGIGLSGALGLTREGFRSLQADLRPERDRRVRLGGDWAVAPALTLAVDAFDGDVEDRLAFVENGYLPVNRGSAHVRGLAMRAEHQLTPALRLSARYHLAQLRQDQVGRVQEQQLMLEGMWAKGPWRCRIAAAQSSAPALMPEDDGMRLEAGIDYVLAVRRPMRIGLHLTDPDRLASSRLIRTEASGAARPEDQAQALMLTAALAL
- a CDS encoding DUF4019 domain-containing protein, with amino-acid sequence MNSGMTDGVQALTEKEKQTLRLMVRGHDAKSIARSLDLSVHTINERLRDARRKMAVSSSREAARILMEVEGEPDISSPDFLGDREIGADAVPAEADQVGAPIVGVGPAGRRPLILFGVLLMTLVLGLLALAALPDASPAPQSPPAAAQAHNMEVVDAARQWLALIDQDKWEESYRGTGSAFQKLNTVQVWTEVSQKMRGRFGAPMSRSLLSQEELPAPPHGYEVVKFRASYAKQAQAIETVTLDREDGAWRIVGVTIE
- a CDS encoding CoA-acylating methylmalonate-semialdehyde dehydrogenase: MRIVDNFIGGQHRASASTRLGDIFNPATGQVQAQVRLSAPSELDEAVANAQAAQPAWAAMNPQRRARVMFNLKALIEQHMNELAELLSVEHGKVHSDAKGDIQRGLDVVEFACGIPHLLKGEYTEGAGPGIDVYSLRQPIGIAAGITPFNFPAMIPMWMFAPAIACGNAFILKPSERNPSVPVRLAELAMEAGLPAGILNVVHGDKQVVDAILDHPAIKAVSFVGSSDIAQYVYGRGASNGKRMQCMGGAKNHGIVMPDADLDQAVADILGAAYGSAGERCMALPVVVPVGEQTAVALRAKLEAGIAGLRVGVPSDPDAHYGPVVSAAHKARIENYIQMAVDEGSELVIDGRGFALQGYEDGFFLAPTLLDHVKPDMKSYNEEIFGPVLQMVRAESFEEALSYPTKHQYGNGVALFTRNGDFARRFCANVEVGMVGINVPIPVPVSYHSFGGWKRSGFGDMNQYGMDGVRFYTRVKTVTQRWPSGGAVLDQSFVIPTMG
- a CDS encoding acetyl-CoA hydrolase/transferase C-terminal domain-containing protein, whose amino-acid sequence is MTPKGDQALYGQKRRSAQEAAALIPSGAKICMALGTGQPPALLTALAERAQSGSVANLRIYYMLCTGIAGASVFDFALRDRIAPMSLFHSGVERALDRQHGEAHLPMVDFLPCHFSQVPRAMVEHVGVDTLIATVAPMDADGHFSLGTDVDYALAVARKPGTRIILEVNAHMPYVRGDCMIPLSAVTALVEHDVALPTLPAITRTAVDDAIGATVAGLIRDGDCLQMGIGALPEAVCAGLASHRHLGIHTEMMTTGLAGLMQSGVVDNSRKQIHAGKAIYTFALGDQALYDFLHDNPAVEAHPVDYVNNPFLIARNDNMVSVNATLQVDFHGACNSEFVNGRQFSGTGGQVDFVRGAYASRGGRSIIACHSTAAKGTISRITPRLDGPVTTPRMDTHLIVTEYGLADLKGKSVGERARALIAIAHPDFREQLERAAFDAGLFAG
- a CDS encoding sphingomyelin phosphodiesterase, whose product is MAKPLRAILVASLAVLAATGSQGESRQSDAAGPAVTAPQPDMPLSVMTYNVMGLPWPVAFGRDEALGRIAERLAALRRAGRQPHIVLLQEAFSPEAVQLARRAGYAHVAIGPDSGLRTAIAARTDDRNFLQAARWDRGETAPKQLNSGLLILSDYPIVGIDRMAYPDFACAGFDCLANKGVLIAHLAVPGFDRPVSIVNTHLNARKAAGVAIARSQQAFDRQAGLLADFVRAHVLAGQPMILGGDLNIGGDSNRFQAFFARWARVGMGFVAAHLGGARRALADRVLTDVGNHADLEQASARGKDWLFARDGGGRPMSVVHAAVPFGTEAEGAPLSDHFGYMIAYAPDGDKVQLASREAVASWR